In the genome of Caldicellulosiruptoraceae bacterium PP1, one region contains:
- a CDS encoding glutamine amidotransferase family protein, with translation MLREGQIRIPSGCAISGYINKKGIRTSGVDIINSIAIMKERGNGLGGGFAAYGIYPDRKDYYAFHLFFDDVKAKEDTEHYLNINFDVVESEQIPTRKVSSIQNSPIVWRYFVKPNPKKLADTEKTEEDFVVDAVMTINSEIEGAFVFSSGKNMGAFKGVGYPEDIGEFFRLDEYKAYIWTSHSRFPTNTPGWWGGAHPFTLLDWSIVHNGEISSYGTNFRYLEMFGYKCTLRTDTEVMAYLFDLLLRKHKLPVDIATKALAAPFWSVIERESEDVKEKLKAIRAVYQSCLVNGPFSIILGFSNGILALNDRIKLRPLVAAQKGDVVYVASEESAIRQICKEPDKVWTPKGGEMVYATLDEGVIA, from the coding sequence ATGTTAAGAGAGGGACAAATAAGGATTCCTTCAGGTTGTGCTATATCAGGTTATATTAATAAAAAAGGTATAAGAACATCTGGAGTTGACATAATAAATTCCATTGCAATTATGAAAGAAAGAGGAAATGGACTAGGCGGTGGTTTTGCAGCGTATGGCATATATCCAGACAGAAAGGACTATTATGCTTTTCACCTATTTTTTGATGATGTAAAAGCTAAAGAAGACACTGAACACTACCTAAATATTAATTTTGATGTTGTAGAAAGTGAACAGATTCCAACAAGGAAGGTATCAAGTATTCAAAATAGTCCAATTGTATGGAGATATTTCGTAAAACCAAATCCCAAAAAACTTGCAGATACAGAAAAAACCGAAGAAGATTTTGTTGTTGATGCAGTTATGACAATAAATAGTGAGATTGAGGGTGCTTTTGTTTTTTCAAGTGGAAAGAATATGGGAGCGTTTAAGGGAGTTGGATATCCTGAAGATATTGGCGAATTTTTTAGACTTGATGAATATAAAGCATATATCTGGACTTCTCATTCAAGATTTCCTACAAATACTCCGGGTTGGTGGGGCGGAGCACATCCATTTACACTTTTGGATTGGTCTATAGTTCACAATGGTGAGATTTCATCATATGGCACTAATTTTAGATATCTTGAAATGTTTGGATATAAATGTACATTAAGGACTGATACAGAGGTTATGGCATATCTATTTGATTTACTTTTAAGAAAGCATAAATTACCTGTTGATATTGCAACAAAGGCTTTAGCTGCACCATTTTGGAGCGTTATTGAAAGAGAATCAGAAGATGTAAAAGAAAAATTAAAAGCTATAAGGGCTGTATATCAATCTTGCTTAGTAAATGGTCCATTTTCAATAATTCTTGGATTTTCAAATGGTATACTTGCATTAAACGATAGAATAAAACTACGACCATTGGTTGCAGCACAAAAAGGTGATGTTGTATATGTTGCATCAGAAGAATCTGCAATAAGACAAATATGTAAAGAGCCAGATAAAGTATGGACACCTAAGGGTGGAGAAATGGTTTATGCTACTTTGGATGAAGGGGTGATAGCATGA